Proteins found in one Micromonospora sp. WMMD1082 genomic segment:
- a CDS encoding GlsB/YeaQ/YmgE family stress response membrane protein → MELTVWGIITALFVGLIIGALGRLVVPGRQDMPIWLHMIIGVGAALLGTVLARAMGIATVTAGIDWAELAVQVALAAIAVALVAGVGSRRRGVTHR, encoded by the coding sequence ATGGAGCTCACTGTCTGGGGCATCATCACCGCGCTGTTCGTCGGTCTGATCATCGGTGCGCTGGGCCGCCTCGTGGTCCCGGGTCGGCAGGACATGCCGATCTGGCTGCACATGATCATTGGTGTCGGCGCGGCGCTGCTCGGCACCGTGCTCGCCCGCGCGATGGGCATCGCCACGGTGACCGCCGGTATCGACTGGGCGGAACTGGCCGTCCAGGTGGCGCTGGCCGCGATCGCGGTCGCGCTGGTCGCCGGCGTCGGGAGTCGCCGACGCGGCGTCACCCATCGGTAA
- a CDS encoding GlsB/YeaQ/YmgE family stress response membrane protein, with amino-acid sequence MELTVWGIITALIVGLIIGALGRLVVPGRQPMPIWLHMIIGVGAALLGTVIARASGFAETAGIDWRELMLQVLLAAIAVALVAGVGGRRRGVTHR; translated from the coding sequence ATGGAGCTCACCGTCTGGGGCATCATCACCGCGCTGATCGTCGGTCTGATCATCGGTGCGCTGGGCCGGTTGGTGGTGCCGGGGCGTCAGCCCATGCCGATCTGGTTGCACATGATCATCGGTGTCGGCGCCGCGCTGCTCGGCACGGTGATCGCCCGCGCGTCCGGCTTCGCCGAGACCGCCGGTATCGACTGGCGTGAACTGATGCTCCAGGTGCTGCTGGCCGCCATCGCGGTCGCGCTGGTCGCGGGTGTCGGGGGCCGCCGCCGAGGCGTCACGCACCGGTAA
- a CDS encoding sugar ABC transporter substrate-binding protein, translating to MNRWKRLAPVTTVVAATAMVLAGCGGSDDGAADTSKLTVWMMGEGSDAQTAFLDAVETEFRVKHPDTDVVVQYIPWLDAPTKFQAALAGGEGPDITELGNTETQGWAAQEALADITDRMGDWADGKDILPDLVRNAQLDGRQYGVPWYAGVRGIYYRTDWFAEAGVQPPKTWDDLVAAAKAVQASKPGTYGIAVPGNSELPFYSFLWGAGGEIATQEGDAWKSGLTSPQAQQAVRFWTDLVTVHKVAPPAAAGWNEIDARTQFATGKAAMAFAGSWQQGAIAKDNPEIEKAWGTFPIPGPDGQPAPAFAGGSDVAIWQDSQRQDLAWDYLTVLLNKKNAQEFADSLGFFPVYSDLVGGSTYADDKIMAAFATTMQNTKLTPLTPKWVEVSRTKTVTQAMNSSVMKGQKTVEQATADAAAEMESILNAK from the coding sequence GTGAACAGGTGGAAACGGCTGGCCCCGGTCACCACCGTCGTGGCTGCGACCGCGATGGTGCTGGCCGGTTGTGGTGGCTCCGACGACGGCGCGGCCGACACCAGCAAGCTGACGGTCTGGATGATGGGCGAGGGCAGCGACGCGCAGACCGCGTTCCTCGACGCCGTGGAGACCGAGTTCCGGGTCAAGCACCCCGACACCGACGTGGTCGTGCAGTACATTCCGTGGCTCGACGCGCCGACGAAGTTCCAGGCCGCGCTCGCCGGCGGTGAGGGCCCGGACATCACCGAGCTGGGCAACACCGAGACCCAGGGCTGGGCCGCGCAGGAGGCACTCGCCGACATCACCGACCGGATGGGCGACTGGGCCGACGGCAAGGACATCCTGCCCGACCTGGTGCGCAACGCCCAGCTCGACGGCCGGCAGTACGGCGTGCCGTGGTACGCCGGCGTCCGGGGGATCTACTACCGCACCGACTGGTTCGCCGAGGCGGGCGTGCAGCCGCCGAAGACCTGGGACGACCTGGTCGCGGCGGCCAAGGCGGTGCAGGCCAGCAAGCCCGGGACGTACGGCATCGCGGTACCGGGCAACTCCGAGCTGCCGTTCTACTCCTTCCTCTGGGGTGCCGGAGGCGAGATCGCCACCCAGGAGGGTGACGCCTGGAAGTCCGGCCTGACCTCCCCGCAGGCGCAACAGGCGGTCAGGTTCTGGACCGACCTGGTGACCGTCCACAAGGTGGCCCCACCCGCCGCCGCCGGCTGGAACGAGATCGACGCGCGTACCCAGTTCGCCACCGGCAAGGCGGCGATGGCCTTCGCCGGCAGCTGGCAGCAGGGCGCCATCGCCAAGGACAACCCGGAGATCGAGAAGGCGTGGGGCACCTTCCCCATCCCCGGGCCCGACGGTCAGCCCGCGCCCGCCTTCGCCGGCGGCTCGGACGTCGCGATCTGGCAGGACAGCCAGCGCCAGGACCTTGCCTGGGACTACCTCACCGTGCTGCTGAACAAGAAGAACGCGCAGGAGTTCGCCGACAGCCTCGGCTTCTTCCCGGTCTACTCCGACCTGGTCGGCGGCAGCACGTACGCGGATGACAAGATCATGGCGGCGTTCGCGACCACCATGCAGAACACCAAACTCACGCCGCTCACCCCGAAGTGGGTGGAGGTCAGCCGGACCAAGACGGTGACCCAGGCGATGAACAGCTCGGTCATGAAGGGGCAGAAGACGGTCGAACAGGCCACCGCCGACGCGGCCGCGGAGATGGAAAGCATCCTCAACGCCAAGTGA
- a CDS encoding sugar ABC transporter permease: MTTLTEVPEAAAARETPARRRRRVDRLPYLLLLPCLVVIGVLLLWPLGQVVVMSFHRLDNVRQLRGDREWPWVGLGNYAQILGDPFFWRVLRNTVVFAAANVALTMVLGTLVGLLLHRLGRKMAAFVASCVMLAWATPALTGTIVWRWIFDDTSGLVTWAFNALPDGLSQALFGRTDWTGYGWFNSPLLFFAILTLVVVWHSFPFVAVSVLAGLKSVPSELHEAARVDGAGPWRVFWRVTVPLLRPVFGILVVLSTIWDFKVFTQYYVLAGGTHDRPTFMLSVYSYAEAFSPPPKYGLGSAIAVILTVILLIVTGVYVRMVLRQEEDA, translated from the coding sequence GTGACCACGCTGACCGAGGTGCCGGAGGCGGCCGCCGCGCGGGAGACCCCCGCGCGGCGGCGTCGCCGGGTCGACCGGCTGCCGTACCTCCTGCTGCTGCCCTGTCTGGTGGTCATCGGGGTGCTGCTGCTCTGGCCGCTGGGCCAGGTGGTGGTGATGTCCTTCCACCGGCTGGACAACGTACGCCAGCTGCGCGGTGACCGGGAATGGCCGTGGGTCGGGCTGGGCAACTACGCCCAGATCCTCGGCGACCCCTTCTTCTGGCGGGTGCTGCGCAACACGGTGGTGTTCGCCGCGGCGAACGTGGCGCTGACGATGGTCCTCGGCACCCTGGTCGGGCTGCTGCTGCACCGGCTCGGCCGGAAGATGGCGGCGTTCGTGGCCAGCTGTGTGATGCTCGCCTGGGCCACCCCCGCGCTGACCGGCACCATCGTCTGGCGGTGGATCTTCGACGACACCAGCGGACTGGTCACCTGGGCGTTCAACGCCCTGCCGGACGGGCTCTCCCAGGCGCTCTTCGGCCGCACCGACTGGACCGGCTACGGCTGGTTCAACTCGCCGCTGTTGTTCTTCGCGATCCTCACCCTGGTGGTGGTCTGGCACTCGTTCCCGTTCGTGGCGGTGAGCGTGCTGGCCGGCCTCAAGAGCGTGCCGAGCGAGCTGCACGAGGCGGCCCGGGTCGACGGTGCCGGGCCGTGGCGGGTGTTCTGGCGGGTCACCGTCCCGCTGCTGCGGCCGGTCTTCGGCATCCTGGTGGTGCTCTCCACCATCTGGGACTTCAAGGTCTTCACCCAGTACTACGTGCTCGCCGGCGGCACTCACGACCGGCCGACGTTCATGCTCTCCGTCTACTCGTACGCCGAGGCGTTCTCGCCGCCGCCCAAGTACGGTCTCGGCTCCGCGATCGCGGTGATCCTCACCGTGATCCTGCTGATCGTCACTGGGGTGTACGTGCGCATGGTGCTCCGGCAGGAGGAGGACGCGTGA
- a CDS encoding carbohydrate ABC transporter permease yields MTVGPARGGRRGRTVRRLALNGAGLLVALFAAFPVYWMITTSLKPSGEIFASTPRPLPAEPTLAHYRQILTGNLIPGVTFTDFFLNSALVALATVLLSGLVALLAATAVARFRFTLRTSFLIMLLVVQMIPLEALVIPLFLMIQRIGLYNTLPSLILTYLGFSLPFAIWMLRGFVAAVPKELEEAAAIDGASRAQIFRRILFPLVAPGLVATSIFSFITAWNELIFALTFINRQDRYTLPVAMTFFFGRDDTAWGPVMAASTLFTLPVIVFFLLVQRRMVSGLVAGAVKG; encoded by the coding sequence GTGACGGTCGGCCCGGCGCGGGGCGGGCGGCGCGGCCGTACCGTCCGGCGCCTCGCGCTCAACGGCGCCGGCCTGCTGGTGGCGCTCTTCGCCGCCTTCCCGGTCTACTGGATGATCACCACCTCGCTGAAGCCGAGCGGGGAGATCTTCGCCAGCACTCCGCGACCGCTGCCGGCCGAGCCGACGCTCGCGCACTACCGGCAGATCCTCACCGGGAACCTGATCCCGGGGGTCACGTTCACCGACTTCTTCCTCAACAGCGCGCTGGTGGCGCTGGCCACGGTGCTGCTGAGCGGGCTGGTCGCCCTGCTGGCCGCCACCGCCGTGGCCCGGTTCCGGTTCACGCTGCGGACCAGCTTCCTGATCATGCTGCTGGTGGTGCAGATGATCCCGCTGGAGGCGCTGGTCATCCCGCTGTTCCTGATGATCCAGCGGATCGGCCTGTACAACACCCTGCCGAGCCTGATCCTGACCTATCTCGGCTTCTCGTTGCCGTTCGCGATCTGGATGCTGCGCGGCTTCGTCGCGGCGGTGCCCAAGGAGTTGGAGGAGGCCGCCGCCATCGACGGGGCCAGCCGGGCGCAGATCTTCCGCCGGATCCTGTTCCCGCTGGTGGCTCCGGGTCTGGTCGCGACGAGCATCTTCTCCTTCATCACCGCCTGGAACGAGCTGATCTTCGCGCTGACCTTCATCAACCGCCAGGACCGCTACACGCTGCCGGTGGCGATGACCTTCTTCTTCGGGCGCGACGACACCGCCTGGGGCCCGGTGATGGCCGCCTCCACGCTGTTCACCCTGCCGGTCATCGTCTTCTTCCTGCTGGTGCAGCGGCGGATGGTCTCCGGCCTGGTCGCCGGCGCCGTCAAGGGCTGA
- a CDS encoding MOSC domain-containing protein — protein MTGRVASVNVGIVTEAEWAGDASGRSGIDKRPADGPVLVRTDGVAGDFIGERAHHGGPDKAVYAYAQEDAAWWEAELGRTIRPGGFGENLTTYAVDVTGAVIGEQWAVGQAVLQVTMPRTPCTTFAGFWGVPDLIKRFTVRATPGAYLRVLREGAVGAGDPIEIAHRPAHGVTLGEVFQALNLKPQLLPRLLDAEDLPGWIRDKARRRLATVTG, from the coding sequence ATGACAGGCAGGGTGGCCTCGGTGAACGTCGGCATCGTGACCGAGGCCGAGTGGGCCGGCGACGCGAGCGGGCGCAGCGGGATAGACAAGCGACCGGCCGACGGTCCGGTGCTGGTGCGCACCGACGGGGTGGCCGGAGACTTCATCGGCGAGCGCGCCCACCACGGCGGCCCCGACAAGGCGGTCTACGCGTACGCCCAGGAGGACGCGGCCTGGTGGGAGGCCGAACTCGGGCGCACCATCCGCCCCGGCGGCTTCGGCGAGAATCTCACCACGTACGCGGTGGACGTGACCGGCGCGGTGATCGGCGAGCAGTGGGCCGTCGGCCAGGCCGTGCTCCAGGTGACCATGCCGCGTACGCCGTGTACCACGTTCGCCGGCTTCTGGGGCGTACCTGACCTGATCAAGAGGTTCACCGTGCGGGCGACACCCGGGGCGTACCTGCGGGTGCTGCGCGAGGGCGCGGTGGGCGCCGGTGACCCGATCGAGATCGCGCACCGGCCCGCGCACGGGGTGACCCTCGGCGAGGTGTTCCAGGCGCTGAACCTGAAGCCGCAGCTGCTGCCCCGGCTGCTCGATGCCGAGGACCTGCCCGGGTGGATCCGGGACAAGGCGCGCCGCCGGCTCGCCACCGTGACCGGCTGA
- a CDS encoding phytanoyl-CoA dioxygenase family protein: MPFDYGDRTGYEPISDVDRKEFHEQGFLLLRNVLTEDHRAALEAAVDRVYDEEKAKGNTTKDGTLHLLGFLERDELFGELLTHPIAFPYMWGLAGWNIYTHHNHLDVTPPALEPEKPYWGWHQDGYRQNSDPETMDPNLPRPMFSLKVAYVLSDLSETGRGATKVIPGSHLRNSLPRPTDLSVHNPDPEGTVEITANPGDAFIFDRRQWHSRSTNLSTITRKMLFVGYTYRWIRPLDELHPDKDGEWYANRTPVQRQLLGEGTHTANYWGINWDGYIDDEIPLRKELKQRGLLDRSIPWLR, encoded by the coding sequence GTGCCATTCGACTACGGCGACCGGACCGGTTACGAACCGATCAGCGACGTCGATCGCAAGGAGTTCCATGAGCAGGGCTTTCTCCTGCTGCGCAACGTCCTGACGGAGGATCACCGGGCCGCGCTCGAGGCCGCGGTCGACCGGGTGTACGACGAGGAGAAGGCCAAGGGCAACACCACCAAGGACGGCACCCTGCACCTGCTGGGCTTCCTCGAGCGCGACGAGCTCTTCGGCGAGCTGCTCACCCACCCGATCGCGTTCCCCTACATGTGGGGCCTCGCCGGGTGGAACATCTACACCCACCACAACCACCTCGACGTCACTCCGCCCGCACTGGAGCCGGAGAAGCCGTACTGGGGCTGGCACCAGGACGGGTACCGACAGAACTCCGACCCGGAGACGATGGACCCGAACCTGCCCCGGCCGATGTTCTCGCTGAAGGTCGCCTACGTGCTCTCCGACCTGTCGGAGACCGGTCGCGGCGCGACCAAGGTGATCCCGGGCAGCCACCTGCGCAACTCGCTGCCCCGGCCGACGGATCTGAGCGTGCACAACCCGGACCCGGAGGGCACCGTCGAGATCACCGCCAACCCGGGCGACGCCTTTATCTTCGACCGCCGCCAGTGGCACTCCCGGTCGACCAACCTGTCGACCATCACCCGCAAGATGCTCTTCGTCGGCTACACCTACCGGTGGATCCGGCCGCTGGACGAGTTGCACCCCGACAAGGACGGCGAGTGGTACGCCAACCGCACGCCGGTGCAGCGCCAGCTTCTCGGTGAGGGCACCCACACCGCGAACTACTGGGGCATCAACTGGGACGGCTACATCGACGACGAGATCCCGCTGCGCAAGGAACTCAAGCAGCGCGGCCTGCTCGACCGCAGCATCCCCTGGCTCCGCTGA
- a CDS encoding enoyl-CoA hydratase-related protein, with product MTSPDALVRVATAPGVTTLTLDSPHNRNALSTPLMTELLAGLAAAVADDTVRVIVLDHTGPVFCSGADLKETAAAYASGTVPAGMLGDVLAAVWECPKPVLARVAGPARAGGLGLIAAADLAVCAAEATFAFTEVRIGVIPAVISATVLPRLHPRAAAELYLTGDTFDGRRAAEIGLVTAAVPADDLDAAVRRYRDSLVRGAPAALAGAKQLLRRTDPGDLRADLADLAAVSTGYFLSADGIEGVTAFREKRPPRWVADLDR from the coding sequence ATGACCTCTCCCGACGCGCTCGTGCGGGTCGCCACGGCCCCCGGGGTGACCACGCTCACCCTGGACAGCCCGCACAACCGCAACGCGCTCTCCACGCCGCTGATGACGGAACTGCTCGCCGGGCTGGCCGCCGCGGTCGCCGACGACACGGTCCGGGTGATCGTGCTCGACCACACCGGCCCGGTCTTCTGCTCCGGCGCCGATCTGAAGGAGACGGCCGCGGCGTACGCCAGTGGGACGGTGCCCGCCGGAATGCTGGGTGACGTGCTCGCGGCGGTCTGGGAGTGCCCGAAGCCGGTGCTCGCGAGGGTCGCCGGCCCGGCCCGGGCCGGCGGGCTGGGCCTGATCGCGGCGGCCGACCTGGCGGTCTGTGCGGCCGAGGCCACGTTCGCCTTCACCGAGGTACGGATCGGGGTGATCCCGGCGGTGATCTCCGCGACGGTGCTGCCCCGGCTGCATCCCCGGGCGGCGGCCGAGCTGTACCTGACCGGCGACACCTTCGACGGCCGGCGGGCGGCCGAGATCGGCCTGGTCACCGCCGCGGTGCCGGCCGACGATCTGGACGCGGCGGTGCGGCGCTACCGCGATTCGCTGGTGCGCGGCGCCCCGGCGGCGCTGGCCGGCGCGAAACAGCTGCTGCGCCGCACGGACCCTGGGGACCTGCGCGCCGACCTGGCGGACCTGGCGGCCGTCTCCACCGGCTACTTCCTGTCCGCCGACGGGATCGAGGGAGTCACCGCGTTCCGCGAGAAGCGCCCGCCGCGCTGGGTGGCCGACCTCGACAGGTGA
- the hemW gene encoding radical SAM family heme chaperone HemW — translation MPGVLPAGEPVPADGSLPATARASVGARGFGVYVHVPFCASRCGYCDFNTYTADELGGGAGRDGYADAVLAELALAARVLGEAPPHRVDTVFVGGGTPTLLPADDLARILDAVDRTWGLAADAEVTTEANPESVTPTSLKELRAAGYTRISLGMQSAAPGVLAVLDRRHRAGRAPAAAREARDAGFDHVNLDLIYGTPGERAEDFAASLDQVVAAGVDHVSAYALIVEDGTRLAARMRRGELPYPDEDVAADRYLAAEAALDAAGFSWYEVSNWARTPAARCRHNLLYWTGGDWWGLGPGAHSHVGGVRWWNVKHPTTYAQRLAAGESPGLAREVLGDDETYMEDVMLRLRLDAGLPLAVLDAAGRAGAERALAGGLLAPDPYAGGRAVLTLRGRLLADAVVRDLLP, via the coding sequence ATGCCCGGCGTCCTTCCAGCAGGCGAACCCGTCCCCGCCGACGGGTCGCTGCCCGCGACCGCCCGCGCGTCCGTCGGCGCCCGTGGCTTCGGGGTGTACGTGCACGTCCCCTTCTGCGCCAGCCGCTGCGGCTACTGCGACTTCAACACGTACACCGCGGACGAGCTGGGCGGCGGCGCGGGCCGGGACGGCTACGCCGACGCGGTGCTGGCCGAGCTGGCGCTCGCCGCCCGGGTGCTGGGCGAGGCCCCGCCGCACCGGGTGGACACGGTCTTCGTCGGCGGTGGCACCCCCACCCTGCTGCCCGCCGACGACCTGGCCCGGATCCTCGACGCCGTCGACCGGACCTGGGGGCTGGCCGCCGACGCGGAGGTGACCACCGAGGCCAACCCGGAGTCGGTGACCCCCACCTCGTTGAAGGAGTTGCGCGCGGCCGGGTACACCCGGATCTCGCTGGGCATGCAGTCGGCCGCGCCCGGGGTGCTCGCCGTCCTGGACCGCCGGCACCGCGCCGGCCGTGCCCCGGCCGCCGCGCGGGAGGCCCGGGACGCCGGGTTCGACCACGTCAACCTCGACCTGATCTACGGTACGCCGGGGGAGCGGGCCGAGGACTTCGCCGCCTCGCTCGATCAGGTCGTGGCCGCGGGCGTGGACCACGTCAGCGCGTACGCCCTGATCGTCGAGGACGGCACCCGGCTGGCCGCCCGGATGCGCCGTGGCGAGCTGCCGTATCCCGACGAGGACGTGGCCGCGGACCGCTACCTGGCCGCCGAGGCCGCCCTCGACGCCGCCGGTTTCTCCTGGTACGAGGTGTCCAACTGGGCCCGCACGCCGGCTGCCCGGTGCCGGCACAACCTGCTCTACTGGACCGGCGGGGACTGGTGGGGCCTCGGCCCGGGGGCGCACAGTCACGTCGGCGGGGTGCGCTGGTGGAACGTCAAACACCCCACGACGTACGCGCAACGCCTCGCCGCCGGCGAGTCACCCGGGCTGGCCCGGGAGGTGCTCGGCGACGACGAGACGTACATGGAGGACGTGATGCTCCGGCTGCGGCTCGACGCCGGGCTGCCGCTGGCGGTGCTGGACGCGGCCGGTCGGGCCGGCGCGGAGCGGGCCCTGGCCGGCGGGCTGCTGGCTCCCGACCCCTACGCGGGCGGCCGGGCGGTGCTCACCCTGCGCGGCCGGCTGCTGGCCGACGCGGTCGTCCGCGACCTGCTGCCCTGA
- a CDS encoding DUF4870 domain-containing protein encodes MTEPPRPPESGDDPTNPLSGSSGQAGYPPPGGYPPPGGGYGPPGGGYGPPAGYASNEDKTWALIAHFGGGLGALLSFGPLGFVAPLIAYLVRGQQSPAVRAHALAALNFQLLWSVIAFVLLFISWCLFFIPSIAVVVLQIVFALIAGLKANEGGFYRYPLSTTFVK; translated from the coding sequence ATGACTGAACCACCTCGCCCCCCAGAATCCGGCGACGACCCCACAAACCCACTGTCCGGGTCGTCCGGCCAGGCCGGCTATCCCCCGCCCGGTGGCTATCCGCCGCCCGGCGGCGGCTACGGCCCGCCCGGCGGCGGCTACGGTCCGCCCGCCGGCTACGCCAGCAACGAGGACAAGACCTGGGCGCTGATCGCCCACTTCGGCGGTGGGCTCGGCGCGCTGCTCAGCTTCGGTCCGCTGGGCTTCGTCGCGCCGCTGATCGCCTACCTGGTGCGCGGCCAGCAGTCCCCCGCCGTACGCGCGCACGCCCTCGCCGCGCTGAACTTCCAGCTTCTCTGGTCGGTCATCGCCTTCGTGTTGCTCTTCATCAGCTGGTGCCTGTTCTTCATCCCGAGCATCGCGGTCGTGGTGCTCCAGATCGTGTTCGCGCTCATCGCCGGCCTGAAGGCCAACGAGGGCGGGTTCTACCGCTACCCGTTGTCCACGACCTTCGTGAAGTGA
- the hrcA gene encoding heat-inducible transcriptional repressor HrcA, which translates to MGLDDRKLAVLRAIVEDYVATQEPVGSKALVERHQLGVSPATVRNDMAVLEEEGYLRQPHTSAGRVPTDRGYRLFVDRLSRVKPLSPAERRAIERFLAGAVDLDDVVHRTVRLLAQLTRQVAVVQYPSLARSRVRHLELVPISTTRLMLVMIADTGRVEQRLVELPAPIPADDVNDLRRLVNEKLVGVRLSDTPPLVQVLIEESVPHLRPAMTTLSTVLLETLVERHEERLALAGTANLTRGGLLDFQGSLRPVLEALEEEVVLLKLIGEVEASTLRVRIGDENEIDNLRAASVVSTGYGPGATIVGGMGVLGPTRMDYPGTIATVRAVARYVGELLAQN; encoded by the coding sequence ATGGGTCTGGACGACCGCAAGCTCGCCGTGCTCCGGGCGATCGTCGAGGACTACGTCGCCACTCAGGAGCCGGTCGGCAGCAAGGCGCTGGTCGAGCGGCACCAGCTCGGTGTCTCGCCGGCCACCGTCCGTAACGACATGGCGGTGCTGGAGGAGGAGGGCTATCTCCGGCAGCCGCACACCAGCGCCGGGCGGGTGCCCACCGACCGTGGCTATCGGCTCTTCGTCGACCGGCTGAGCCGGGTCAAGCCGCTCAGTCCGGCCGAGCGCCGGGCGATCGAGCGCTTCCTGGCCGGCGCCGTCGATCTCGACGATGTGGTGCATCGCACCGTGCGGCTGCTGGCGCAGCTGACCCGGCAGGTCGCCGTGGTGCAGTATCCGAGCCTGGCCCGTTCCCGGGTGCGTCACCTGGAGCTGGTGCCGATCTCCACCACCCGGTTGATGCTCGTGATGATCGCCGACACCGGCCGGGTCGAGCAGCGGCTGGTCGAGCTGCCCGCGCCGATCCCGGCCGACGACGTCAACGACCTGCGCCGGCTGGTCAACGAGAAGCTGGTCGGTGTCCGCCTGTCGGACACCCCACCGCTGGTGCAGGTCCTCATCGAGGAGTCGGTGCCGCACCTGCGCCCGGCCATGACGACCCTGTCCACCGTGCTGCTGGAGACGCTGGTCGAGCGGCACGAGGAGCGGCTCGCGCTGGCCGGCACCGCCAACCTCACCCGGGGCGGGCTGCTCGACTTCCAGGGTTCGTTGCGCCCCGTCCTCGAAGCGCTCGAGGAGGAGGTCGTCCTGCTCAAGCTCATCGGCGAGGTGGAGGCGAGCACGCTGCGGGTGCGCATCGGCGACGAGAACGAGATCGACAATCTGCGGGCGGCCTCCGTGGTCAGCACCGGATACGGCCCGGGCGCGACCATCGTCGGGGGGATGGGCGTGCTGGGGCCGACCCGGATGGACTACCCCGGAACCATCGCCACGGTGAGGGCCGTGGCACGCTACGTGGGCGAGCTGCTGGCCCAGAACTGA
- the dnaJ gene encoding molecular chaperone DnaJ: MARDYYGILGVNRGASDDEIKRAYRKLARQFHPDVNPDPEAQEKFKDINAAYEVLSDDRKRQIVDLGGDPLAPGGGGPGGPGGPGGSGPFVGFQDIMDAFFGGATGAGRGPRPRTRPGADAILRLELDLHETAFGVEAPITVDTAVLCTTCSGAGTAAGTHLATCEACGGRGEVQSVQRTFLGQVVSARPCTVCQGYGTTIPHPCPTCAGDGRVRTRRSLTVKIPAGVEDGMRIRLAQQGEVGPGGGTAGDLYVEIHERPHDVFSRKGDDLHCRVTVPMTAAALGTRLTIKALDSEEPVDVKPGTQPGSTLRLRARGVPHLRGTGRGDLYVHLDVRTPTKLDAEQERMLREFAKTRGEEVAELSKQGGFFSRMRDAFNGHA, encoded by the coding sequence GTGGCCAGGGACTACTACGGCATTCTCGGTGTGAACCGGGGCGCCTCCGATGATGAGATCAAGCGCGCCTACCGCAAGCTGGCGCGCCAGTTCCATCCGGATGTGAATCCGGATCCGGAGGCACAGGAGAAGTTCAAGGACATCAACGCCGCGTACGAGGTCCTCTCGGACGATCGGAAACGGCAGATCGTCGACCTGGGCGGTGACCCGCTGGCGCCCGGCGGCGGTGGGCCGGGCGGTCCGGGTGGCCCGGGCGGGTCCGGCCCGTTCGTCGGCTTCCAGGACATCATGGACGCGTTCTTCGGCGGCGCCACCGGTGCCGGTCGGGGCCCGCGACCGCGTACCCGGCCCGGCGCCGACGCGATCCTGCGACTGGAACTGGACCTGCACGAGACCGCCTTCGGCGTCGAGGCGCCGATCACGGTCGACACGGCCGTGCTCTGCACCACCTGCTCGGGCGCCGGCACCGCCGCCGGCACCCACCTGGCCACCTGCGAGGCGTGCGGTGGCCGGGGCGAGGTGCAGTCGGTGCAGCGCACCTTCCTCGGCCAGGTGGTCTCCGCCCGGCCGTGCACGGTCTGCCAGGGCTACGGCACCACGATTCCGCACCCCTGCCCGACCTGCGCCGGCGACGGCCGGGTGCGCACCCGCCGCTCGCTGACCGTCAAGATCCCCGCCGGGGTGGAGGACGGCATGCGCATCCGCCTCGCCCAGCAGGGTGAGGTCGGGCCGGGTGGTGGCACCGCCGGGGACCTCTATGTGGAGATCCACGAACGGCCGCACGACGTCTTCTCCCGCAAGGGTGACGACCTGCACTGCCGGGTCACCGTGCCGATGACCGCCGCCGCGCTCGGCACCCGGCTGACCATCAAGGCACTGGACAGCGAGGAGCCGGTCGACGTCAAGCCGGGCACCCAGCCGGGCAGCACCCTGCGGCTGCGCGCCCGTGGCGTACCGCACCTGCGCGGCACCGGCCGGGGCGATCTCTACGTCCACCTGGACGTGCGGACCCCGACCAAGCTCGACGCCGAGCAGGAGCGGATGCTGCGCGAGTTCGCCAAGACCCGTGGCGAGGAGGTCGCCGAGCTCAGCAAGCAGGGCGGCTTCTTCTCCCGGATGCGCGACGCCTTCAACGGCCACGCCTGA